The DNA sequence GCTGATAAACATCCTCAATTGTTGCAAAACAGAGCAAAGATTGATTATTCCCGTGTTCTACAACATTGAACCATCAGTTGTGCGCCACCAAACTGGGAGTTATCATGAAGCATTCCAGAAACATGAAATTCGTTTCGTAGGTGAAATGGAGAAAATTCACAAGTGGCGCCTTGCACTAACAGAAGTTGCCGAATTTTCTGGAAAACATGTGTCTGCAAAGAGGTAATATGCTCCATTCTGCTAGCATTCAAGAATAATTAATCAGAATTACATTTATATATTAGACTTAATTATCAATTAGGTCACTTGCTTCGTTTCAATGTATCAAAGTGGATCACCGACAAAGTTTTGGTCTCATTTGCATCACTCATTTCAAATTAAGTTACATCTTGctaaattttgtgatattatgtCAAAATAAacgtttttttgttaaattgtaTGACATGAACTTGATTGGGACTTGATGTGAACTTGTACAGAAGGCGACatgatgataaaataataaaaattaaaaattagatcAGAGTATTATACAAAAATAGAAATACAAGTACATGTTTACTTACAAAGCCTTAAGTGGTGAGAATTAGATATTTGGTTTTCCTACTAGAAATCATTCAATTAAAACTTTGACATATTTACTACCTATCTTGCTACcagtattttttttctaaaattttggaCTAATTTATATGTGAGAGTTGATCCATATATAGTAATAGGAACTCCATTGCAGGTGTGAAGCTCATATAGTGAATGAAATTGTTGAGGAGATTCTACGCAAAATAAATCTCAAGGCTTTAGAAGTTGCCAAGTATCCAGTTGGGTTGAATTCTCGTGTTGAATGCCTAATGACATTGTTGAGCAGTGACACGGAAGGCGTCTATAGAATTGGTATATATGGTATGGGTGGCGTTGGAAAAACAACTCTTGCCAAAGCTCTTTATAATCAACTCCTGCTACGGGGCTTTCAGGGAAGCTGCTTCCTTGCAAACATTAGGGAGGTTTCCAAGACGGTCAAAGGCATTGTATCTTTACAACAGCAACTAATTAATGATATTCTTAAAAGTAAAACAAGAGTGAAAATTCACAATGTTGAAGAAGGGACCAAGTCTATAAGAGAGATAATTTGTTCAGCAAAAATTCTGGTTCTTATTGATGATATAGACGAGCTTGAACAATATGAATCTTTGGTAGGACCATTTGCTTCGGGGAGTATAGTGATAATAACTACTAGGGATGAAGAGATACTGGATAAAATTGAGGTGGAGTCCAGATACAGGGTAAATGAGTTGGATGATGCTGAGTCGCTGGCACTATTTACCCAACATGCATTTGAAAAGGCTAAACCAGACAACACTTTTATGGTATTGTCCAAAGACATTCTACGTCTTGCTGGTGGCCTTCCCTTGGCTCTGAAGGTTTTCGGCTCATATTTGTCCATGCGATCTGAGGTAGGATGGAAATCTTACATTGAGAAACTACAGCGACATCCCAACAGCACTATACAGCACAAACTTTTAATTAGCTTGGATGCCTTAGAATCAGATGATCCTATGCTGAAGAAAATGTTCCTTGACATTGCTTGTTTTTTCATAGGAAGGAAGAAAATAGAGGTGGTTGAAATATTGAAAACTTATTATTCCTATGTTGAACATAATATTGATATTCTAGATAAGAGATGTTTACTGACAACCAATGATAGAGATGAGTTGAGGATGCATGATCTTCTTAGGGATATGGGAAGGGAAGTTGCACGCAACAATTCTGCTGATGAGCCTGGGAAACATAGCAGATTGTGGGCATCAAAAGATATATGCATTGTGTTGAAGAAACACAAGGTAATTTCCTTGTATGTATGAATGTTTTTGACGGTTTCATTTCAGATATTACATGATACAACTTCACtcgtcattatatatataattgctcaTGACATGAAATTATAAGCTGAAAAAAGCACAAGGTAATTGTACACCAATTTCTTTTCTTAGTTGTACCTAACAACTGATGGTTATTAGTTTTCTTGCttgatatatttgtgtgtgtgtgtgtgtgtgtgtgtcaggGAACCGAAGCTATTGAGGCTATCATTCCGAGTGACTTTTACTACCAAACTGCACTTAATGGAGTATCATTCAATACAGAAACATTCAAAAGGATGAGTAACTTAAGGTTTCTTTGCTTAAATTATCTAAGTCTCATTGGAAGCTATGAACAAATATTTGAAGATTTGAGATGGCTCTGTTGGGAGTTTTGTCCTTTAAAGTGTTTACCCTCTGAATTTTACCCGCAAAATCTTGTTGTTCTTAAGTTGCCTCATAGCAAATTGAGAATAGCGTGGGAGGTAACCATGGTAGGTATTGTCAGTATGTTTCTTGCCTATTTAACAATTTCTAGAAGAACTTcagcaaaataattaaattacataAGAACTTCTGATCTAATTTTTTCCAGTTGCCCTCATTTTTACAGGCTTCGCAGATATTTGAGAAGTTAATGACTCTAGACCTCTCGGATTCTCTAGAATTAACGACTACTCCAGACTTTACAAAGTTTCCGTGTCTTGAAACTTTAAACCTTGAGGGTTGTAAAAGCTTGGAGGAGGTCCACATATCAATTGGAAGTTTGGTGAAGCTTGTTTCCTTAAATCTGGGTGGCTGTGTGAACCTTAGATGTCTTCCAGACACCATTTGCAACTTGACAGCATTGAAAAGGCTAGATATTGTTAGTTGTCGTAGGCTACAAGCATTGCCTGCAGAACTAGGAAACATTAAATCCCTAGAAGAGCTCAATGCGGAGGAACTAACAGTTTCAAAATTACCAGATTCGATTGGATGT is a window from the Daucus carota subsp. sativus chromosome 8, DH1 v3.0, whole genome shotgun sequence genome containing:
- the LOC108198400 gene encoding TMV resistance protein N-like → MASASSSTPSSCASYLNPTGYHAFLSFRGEDTQFNFTSHLYHALVRHGIRTFKDDPELLSGEAITDALVSAIHQSKTYIVVLSENYASSRWCLDELINILNCCKTEQRLIIPVFYNIEPSVVRHQTGSYHEAFQKHEIRFVGEMEKIHKWRLALTEVAEFSGKHVSAKRCEAHIVNEIVEEILRKINLKALEVAKYPVGLNSRVECLMTLLSSDTEGVYRIGIYGMGGVGKTTLAKALYNQLLLRGFQGSCFLANIREVSKTVKGIVSLQQQLINDILKSKTRVKIHNVEEGTKSIREIICSAKILVLIDDIDELEQYESLVGPFASGSIVIITTRDEEILDKIEVESRYRVNELDDAESLALFTQHAFEKAKPDNTFMVLSKDILRLAGGLPLALKVFGSYLSMRSEVGWKSYIEKLQRHPNSTIQHKLLISLDALESDDPMLKKMFLDIACFFIGRKKIEVVEILKTYYSYVEHNIDILDKRCLLTTNDRDELRMHDLLRDMGREVARNNSADEPGKHSRLWASKDICIVLKKHKGTEAIEAIIPSDFYYQTALNGVSFNTETFKRMSNLRFLCLNYLSLIGSYEQIFEDLRWLCWEFCPLKCLPSEFYPQNLVVLKLPHSKLRIAWEVTMASQIFEKLMTLDLSDSLELTTTPDFTKFPCLETLNLEGCKSLEEVHISIGSLVKLVSLNLGGCVNLRCLPDTICNLTALKRLDIVSCRRLQALPAELGNIKSLEELNAEELTVSKLPDSIGCLSKLVVLELSYNKNLENIPDSICNLRALEVLCISGCSSVEALPLKLGNIESLRKLDAEGLSVLKLPDSIGCLGKLVELRLSSNNYLETLPGNVCNLRALEVLSISDCRSLKALPVQCGNIQSLKVLNATELTVSKLPDSIGCLFKLVQLRLNNNENLESLPDSVCNMRSLQNLEIEDCCRLLYIVKLPPNLKWIRANGCTSMKRLHVYSLKQLETLNLRNCSALAEILGLEELASLEVLHLTGCSSLTEIQGLKQLTSIRILDLGGCNSSLACTSSKCFFEIYSGFGHEIKIYTSAEFPDWINESLDLSESANSESTLSLNLVPDVSHNFLAMILCFTHLGGYINYVSTYSVKNIRSDFVWTGSFYINNGPLMIIVPRSDFPVTEGDDKIELTAPRVKIHGIHLLYKTEEATTTDEYSSSTVNVGNKRSYDFVQHIDEYDSITASNVEDGRSYPCKWLKYLESDKNWLSL